The Penicillium oxalicum strain HP7-1 chromosome IV, whole genome shotgun sequence genome contains a region encoding:
- a CDS encoding Pre-mRNA-splicing factor syf1, protein MPGTLLPPRSHRQHAEMDRPSASQPDFYLITDQDTVYEQDLLRDAGSVKPWLAYIEFKQQNGTLYEQAFVMERACRKLPRSYKLWKMYLEFRTKHLKGRNPVVYRAEYVKVNALFEQALVLLNKMPRIWEMYLSFLLLQPLVTHTRRTFDRALRALPVTQHNRIWRLFKGFARSVSGPTAVKIWARYMQIHPENAEDYIDVLVEMGQYTDAIKVYMEILDNQRFQSKNGKSNFQLWTEMVDLLVSKAKKIETGPHIGIDVDAILRSGIEKFADQRGKLWAGLATYWITKGSFEKARDVFEEGITTVMTVRDFTLIFDTYVEFEESIIGNLMDAAAVRSEKGKVDEEADFDLDLRMLRFEQLMDRRPFLVNDVLLRQNPHNVIEWEKRVALWGDNKQEAVNTYTAAIAAINPKKAHGKFSELWVNYAKLYEEGKDLDTARVIFEKAVKVPFKSVAELAETWCEWAEMELRAENFDRAVDIMAKATQAPKKSTVDYFDETLSPQQRVHKSWKLWSFYVDLVESVSSLEETRKVYERIFELRIATPQTVVNYANLLEENNYFEDSFKIYERGLDLFSYPVAFELWNLYLTKAVDRKIGIERLRDLFEQALDGCPPKFAKPLYLMYGNLEEERGLARHAMRIYERATREVSDEDRFEMFEFYITKSASNFGLTSTRPIYERAVAALPDQEAKEMCLKFAEMERRLGEIDRARAIYGHASQFCDPRTNAPFWQKWEAFEVQHGNEDTFKEMLRIKRSVQAQYNTDVNFIASQAIARSQQRTQPDAGGHGDEDTERADAMAALEREARAPVGFVAASTGPEGGNRPPASGKEQPAPPANPDAIDLDDDMDD, encoded by the exons ATGCCAGGGACGCTTTTGCCCCCGAGATCGCACCGGCAGCACGCAGAGATGGATCGGCCATCTGCGTCCCAGCCTGACTTCTACCTGATT ACAGACCAGGACACGGTCTATGAACAGGATTTGCTGCGTGATGCAGGCAGTGTCAAGCCATGGCTTGCGTACATTGAATTCAAGCAACAAAATGGCACACTTTACGAACAAGCTTTT GTCATGGAGCGAGCATGCCGCAAGCTGCCACGATCATACAAGTTGTGGAAAATG TATCTAGAATTCCGGACGAAGCACCTAAAAGGTCGAAACCCAGTTGTCTACCGTGCCGAGTACGTCAAAGTTAATGCTTTGTTCGAACAAGCGTTGGTCCTTTTGAATAAGATGCCTCGCATCTGGGAGATGTACTTGTCATTCCTACTTCTCCAGCCTTTGGTTACACACACTCGACGAACATTTGATCGCGCTCTCCGCGCATTGCCTGTCACCCAGCACAACCGAATTTGGCGACTCTTCAAGGGATTCGCACGATCTGTATCTGGCCCTACTGCAGTCAAGATCTGGGCTCGATACATGCAAATCCACCCTGAAAACGCAGAAGATTACATCGATGTGCTGGTCGAGATGGGACAATACACGGATGCCATTAAGGTGTACATGGAAATTTTGGACAATCAACGATTCCAGTCCAAGAATGGCAAAAGCAATTTCCAGTTGTGGACGGAGATGGTCGATCTTCTGGTGTCCAAGGCCAAAAAGATTGAAACTGGGCCTCATATTGGCATTGACGTGGATGCGATTCTCCGCAGCGGAATCGAAAAATTTGCGGACCAGCGAGGAAAATTATGGGCTGGTCTTGCCACTTACTGGATCACCAAGGGTAGCTTTGAAAAGGCCCGTGACGTGTTCGAAGAAGGGATCACTACTGTGATGACAGTCCGTGACTTCACTTTGATATTCGATACCTACGTCGAGTTTGAGGAGTCAATTATCGGTAATCTCAtggatgctgctgctgtgcGTTCAGAAAAAGGcaaggtcgacgaggaagccgaTTTTGACCTCGATCTTCGCATGTTGAGGTTTGAGCAGCTGATGGACCGACGTCCATTCCTTGTCAACGATGTCCTCTTGCGACAGAATCCACACAACGTGATCGAGTGGGAGAAGCGAGTGGCTCTGTGGGGTGACAATAAGCAAGAAGCCGTCAACACCTACACAGCCGCTATCGCGGCAATCAACCCGAAGAAGGCGCATGGCAAGTTCTCGGAGCTCTGGGTCAATTATGCCAAACTTtatgaagaagggaaagaccTGGATACTGCAAGGGTCATCTTTGAGAAAGCTGTCAAGGTTCCCTTCAAATCCGTCGCTGAACTGGCAGAGACCTGGTGTGAGTGGGCGGAGATGGAACTTCGCGCTGAGAACTTTGACAGAGCCGTTGATATTATGGCCAAGGCAACTCAAGCACCGAAAAAATCTACTGTGGATTACTTTGACGAGACTCTCTCACCACAACAACGGGTCCACAAGAGCTGGAAGCTATGGAGTTTCTATGTTGACCTTGTCGAAAGTGTTTCCTCGTTGGAAGAGACCCGGAAGGTCTACGAGCGCATTTTTGAACTGCGCATTGCTACTCCCCAGACCGTGGTGAATTACGCCAATCTGTTGGAGGAGAATAACTACTTCGAAGACTCATTCAAGATCTACGAGCGGGGACTGGATCTTTTCAGCTATCCGGTCGCCTTCGAATTATGGAATCTGTACCTCACAAAAGCCGTGGACCGCAAGATTGGCATTGAACGCCTTCGTGATCTCTTCGAGCAAGCCCTGGATGGATGCCCGCCAAAATTTGCCAAACCTCTCTACCTGATGTATGGTAAcctggaggaggagcgagGACTTGCTCGACACGCGATGCGCATCTATGAGCGAGCGACGCGAGAGGTGTCTGATGAGGACCGGTTTGAGATGTTTGAATTTTACATCACCAAATCTGCCTCTAACTTTGGTCTCACTTCCACTCGACCAATCTACGAGCGAGCTGTCGCCGCCTTGCCCGACCAGGAGGCCAAAGAAATGTGCCTCAAATTTGCCGAGATGGAGCGCCGACTTGGTGAAATTGATCGGGCGCGAGCCATCTATGGCCATGCATCTCAGTTCTGTGATCCTCGAACCAATGCGCCCTTCTGGCAGAAATGGGAAGCTTTCGAAGTGCAGCATGGTAATGAGGACACTTTCAAGGAGATGCTCCGTATCAAGAGAAGTGTCCAGGCTCAATACAA CACCGATGTCAACTTTATCGCTTCGCAGGCCATCGCTCGCAGCCAGCAGCGTACCCAGCCAGATGCGGGTGGGCATGGCGATGAGGACACAGAGCGTGCCGACGCGATGGCTGCGCTTGAGCGTGAGGCTCGTGCTCCTGTGGGCTTTGTCGCTGCTAGCACCGGACCTGAAGGGGGTAATCGCCCTCCAGCTTCAGGCAAAGAACAACCTGCCCCGCCGGCGAATCCAGACGccattgatcttgacgatGATATGGATGATTAG
- a CDS encoding V-type proton ATPase subunit — protein sequence MSGAVGREPVFPTRQSLGLMKSKLKGAETGHSLLKRKSEALTKRFREITRRIDEAKRKMGRVMQIAAFSLAEVSYAVGGDIGYQVQESAKQARFRVRAKQENVSGVFLPQFESYTQEGVNDFALTGLGKGGQQIQRCRETYARAVETLVELASLQTAFLILDEVIKVVNRRVNAIEHVIIPRTENTIKYINSELDELDREEFYRLKKVSGKKQRDTAAADAEILAARKKQEAEEAAGGAAPAEPDAPDVLGENEDNDVIF from the exons ATGTCGGGTGCAGTT GGCCGTGAGCCTGTCTTTCCGACTCGCCAGTCGCTGGGGTTGATGAAGAGCAAACTGAAGGGGGCGGAGACGGGCCACAGCTTGCTTAAACGTAAGAGTGAAGCTTTGACAAA ACGTTTCCGGG AGATCACACGCCGGATCGATGAGGCAAAGCGCAAGATGGGCCGGGTGATGCAGATTGccgctttctctctcgctgaAGTGAGCTATGCTGTCGGTGGAGATATCGGGTACCAAGTGCAAGAGTCAGCCAAGCAAGCTCGATTCCGAGTTCGAGCCAAGCAAGAGAACGTTTCGGGTGTATTCCTTCCGCAATTCGAGAGTTATACTCAGGAAGGCGTCAATGACTTTGCCTTGACTGGACTCGGAAAGGGAGGACAGCAGATTCAGCGATGCAGGGAGACTTATGCGCGGGCTGTGGAGACATTGGTCGAATTAGCCAGTCTTCAG ACCGCATTCTTGATCCTGGATGAGGTGATCAAAGTCGTCAACCGAAGAG TTAATGCAAT TGAGCACGTTATCATTCCTCGGACTGAGAACACGATCAAAT ACATCAATTCCGAGCTCGACGAACTTGATCGTGAAGAGTTCTACCGCCTCAAGAAAGTCTCTGGTAAGAAGCAGAGAGATACCGCCGCAGCCGATGCCGAAATTCTTGCGGCCCGAAAGAAGCAGGAGGCTGAAGAAGCGGCTGGTGGCGCTGCACCTGCGGAGCCAGATGCTCCCGACGTTCTCGGGGAGAATGAGGACAACGATGTCATTTTCTAA
- a CDS encoding U1 small nuclear ribonucleoprotein gives MAATNDTTGTVPPNSTVYVRNLEERIKIEQLKVALEEIFSEFGNVVEIVAKKNLKAKGQAFIVFDSVEGATRAIEEVNGFELFDKPMVLDYAKTKSDATVLREGGNEELEAHKRRRLAEKERKQAQEALEAQKKLKRPAAAAADVARPAKTTKGAGLKPTTGAAAAVVPDEYLPPNKILFLRELPDDASQESLSEVFGRFEGFQEVRLVPGRKGIAFVEYETEAGAISAKEATSGMAMGEQNKPIRVTYQRQ, from the exons ATGGCTGCCACAAATGATACAACGGGGACCGTCCCCCCAAACTCCAC AGTCTAC GTTCGGAATCTAGAGGAGCGCATCAAGATTGAACAACTCAAAGTTGCGCTGGAAGAGATTTTCTCAGAGTTTGGCAACGTGGTCGAGATCGTTGCCAAAAAGAACCTGAAAGCCAAAGGACAGGCATTCATTGTTTTTGATAGTGTTGAGGGTGCCACCCGCGCCATTGAGGAGGTCAATGGCTTCGAGCTCTTTGATAAGCCCATGGTTCTCGACTATGCAAAGACCAAGAGTGACGCGACGGTTCTTCGCGAgggaggaaatgaagagcTCGAGGCTCACAAACGACGACGTCTAGCCGAGAAAG AGCGGAAACAAGCCCAGGAAGCACTCGAAGCTCAGAAGAAGCTCAAACGTCCcgccgccgcggcggcgGATGTTGCGCGTCCAGCCAAGACAACAAAGGGAGCAGGCCTCAAGCCGACTACaggtgctgcagctgcagtgGTCCCCGACGAGTATCTGCCGCCCAACAAGATCCTGTTCCTGCGCGAATTACCCGACGATGCCAGCCAGGAGAGTCTTTCCGAAGTCTTTGGTCGTTTCGAAGGCTTCCAGGAAGTCCGTCTGGTGCCTGGTCGCAAAGGTATCGCGTTTGTTGAGTACGAGACCGAAGCAGGTGCCATCAGCGCCAAGGAGGCTACTTCGGGCATGGCGATGGGCGAGCAGAACAAACCCATTCGTGTTACATACCAAAGACAGTGA
- a CDS encoding Protein kinase C-like — translation MDGDELIASVHHKIEREKALIAAANTMRQSTDNALVQQPVDANIRDGRRNIAYLEEKMRELQLRQMEREGGGSPHDSRRQQAGGPPPLQKITRVIAVKAMRIILKVVRVRCPRAPHSPTPDHTPRFPRRAPIIQNSKRPLPDLIKYDTPYLGPKIQLMLSQLEFKLTVEKQYKAGIEKMVRLYQDEGDRRSRADAENRRVESNQKIQLLKQALKRYEDLHVDIDSADTPDDESLSSPNMRKPLTGLLTMRIHAVKDVDHATSSRFSRGPETFVIVKVEDTIKARTKATRNDKWIDESFSIDIDKANEVELTVYDKSGDRPTPIGMLWVRVTDIAEEMRRKKIETELNASGWVSADKMSSPGTPRTDQPLGSPGSSHGGPGGGNFGASAAPGGGPHGHNPNTPPSVMIDSWFALEPFGRIHLQMSFAKQLKDRRPFDIGLNRQGAVRQKKEEVHEKQGHKFVTQQFYNIMRCALCGDFLKYAAGMQCADCKYTCHKKCYGKVVTKCISKANYETDPDEERINHRIPHRFEGFSNLSANWCCHCGYLLPFGRKNAKRCSECALTCHAHCTHLVPDFCGMSIEVANQILDAQAHAKHHNKSTSVSSGLSGRTLRPGGPPQPPQDHPQKASDSPYGALNRLPSAEASPAAVSQAARQPMPPKSPSVASDAKAAADAAARLRSTPQTPVEANRLPEQPQQAPPSSHVRYDPYHYAQFQQQPPAPPMQKPSGPPPQQAVQPMTPSIAAPPKEPEPPVPQSKARIGLDHFNFLAVLGKGNFGKVMLAETKTTRKLYAIKVLKKEFIIENDEVESTKSEKRVFLIANKEQHPFLLNLHACFQTETRVYFVMEYISGGDLMLHIQRGQFGLKRAQFYAAEVCLALKYFHEHGVIYRDLKLDNILLTLDGHIKIGDYGLCKENMWYGCTTSTFCGTPEFMAPEILLDKKYGRAVDWWAFGVLIYQMLLQQSPFRGEDEDEIYDAILADEPLYPIHMPRDSVSILQKLLTREPELRLGSGPTDAQEVMSHAFFRNINWDDIYHKRVPPPFIPTISSPTDTSNFDQEFTSVTPVLTPVQSVLSQAMQEEFRGFSYTAEFA, via the exons ATGGATGGCGACGAGTTGATCGCCTCGGTCCATCACAAGATCGAGCGGGAGAAAGCTCTCATCGCTGCCGCAAATACTATGCGACAGTCGACCGATAATGCCTTGGTGCAACAACCGGTCGATGCCAACATCCGCGATGGCCGCCGAAACATCGCCTATctcgaggagaagatgcgcgAGCTGCAGCTGCGTCAAATGGAACGGGAAGGTGGTGGTTCCCCTCATGATTCACGTCGTCAGCAAGCCGGGggtcctccccccctccaaaagaTCACTCGGGTTATCGCGGTGAAGGCGATGCGCATTATCCTCAAAGTGGTTCGGGTTCGATGCCCTCGGGCGCCCCATTCGCCGACCCCCGACCATACGCCCCGATTCCCAAGGCGCGCCCCAATTATACAAAACTCG AAACGTCCTCTTCCAGATCTGATCAAATATGATACTCCCTACCTTGGACCGAAGATTCAGCTCATGCTCTCTCAACTCGAGTTCAAGCTGACGGTGGAAAAGCAGTACAAGGCCGGTATAGAGAAGATGGTTCGTCTATACCAGGACGAAGGGGATCGACGAAGCCGTGCCGATGCGGAGAATCGTCGTGTGGAGAGCAACCAGAAAATTCAATTGCTGAAGCAAGCCCTCAAACGATATGAGGACCTTCATGTCGACATTGACTCGGCGGATACGCCCGATG ACGAGTCGCTCAGCAGCCCCAACATGCGGAAGCCCTTGACCGGTCTTCTCACCATGCGCATCCACGCCGTCAAGGACGTCGACCATGCCACCAGCTCACGGTTCTCGCGCGGTCCCGAAACGTTTGTCATCGTGAAGGTGGAAGATACCATCAAGGCCAGGACAAAGGCTACCCGAAATGATAAATGGATTGATGAATCATTCTCCATCGACATCGACAAGGCAAACGAGGTCGAGTTGACCGTCTACGACAAGTCGGGGGATCGCCCCACCCCCATCGGCATGCTATGGGTGCGTGTCACAGATATTGCTGAGGAGATGCGTCGGAAAAAGATCGAGACAGAACTGAATGCCTCCGGGTGGGTATCAGCCGACAAGATGAGTAGCCCAGGCACTCCCCGAACTGACCAGCCTCTGGGATCCCCGGGGTCCTCGCACGGCGGACCTGGTGGTGGCAACTTTGGTGCCTCAGCTGCGCCTGGAGGAGGCCCTCACGGTCACAACCCGAATACACCCCCGTCTGTGATGATTGATTCCTGGTTTGCGTTGGAGCCATTTGGCCGTATCCATCTGCAGATGAGCTTCG CCAAACAGTTGAAAGATCGCCGCCCCTTCGATATCGGTCTCAACCGACAGGGTGCCGTGCGccagaaaaaggaagaggtCCACGAAAAGCAGGGTCACAAGTTTGTCACCCAGCAGTTCTACAACATCATGCGCTGTGCCCTGTGTGGAGATTTCCTCAAGTACGCCGCAGGCATGCAATGCGCAGACTGCAAGTACACTTGCCACAAGAAGTGTTACGGAAAGGTGGTCACAAAATGTATCAGCAAGGCGAACTACGAGACCGACCCCGATGAAGAGAGGATCAACCATCGGATTCCTCATCGGTTCGAAGGATTCTCGAATCTGTCGGCCAATTGGTGCTGTCACTGCGGTTATCTGTTACCGTTCGGACGCAAAAATGCCAAACGATGCAGCG AATGTGCCCTCACTTGCCATGCTCACTGCACACATCTTGTGCCAGATTTCTGCGGCATGTCGATAGAGGTTGCCAATCAAATTCTCGACGCGCAAGCCCATGCGAAGCACCATAATAAGTCCACATCTGTCAGTTCTGGTCTCAGCGGTCGTACTCTCCGACCAGGTGGTCCGCCGCAGCCCCCTCAAGACCATCCCCAGAAAGCCTCCGACAGCCCTTATGGGGCGCTCAATAGACTGCCATCAGCCGAAGCG TCACCTGCAGCAGTGAGCCAGGCTGCTCGCCAGCCAATGCCTCCAAAGTCGCCATCAGTCGCCTCTGATGCAAAGGCTGCTGCGGACGCTGCCGCGAGGTTGCGAAGCACCCCTCAGACCCCAG TCGAAGCAAACCGACTCCCTGAACAGCCTCAGCAAGCGCCTCCGTCTTCGCACGTTCGGTATGATCCGTACCACTACGCCCAGTTCCAACAGCAGCCTCCAGCCCCGCCGATGCAAAAGCCTAGCGGGCCACCCCCTCAGCAGGCAGTGCAGCCCATGACTCCCAGCATTGCGGCGCCTCCCAAAGAGCCAGAGCCTCCAGTTCCACAATCCAAGGCTCGTATTGGATTGGACCACTTCAACTTCCTGGCTGTGCTTGGTAAAGGTAACTTTGGAAAGGTCATGCTTGCTGAGACAAAGACCACGCGAAAGCTTTATGCCATCAAGGTGCTGAAGAAGGAGTTCATTATTGAAAACGACGAAGTGGAGAGCACCAAGTCTGAAAAACGGGTGTTCCTCATTGCCAACAAGGAGCAACATCCCTTCTTATTGAACCTGCACGCCTGTTTCCAGACCGAGACCCGAGTGTATTTTGTGATGGAGTACATCAGTGGTGGTGACCTCATGCTGCACATTCAGCGTGGCCAGTTTGGACTGAAGAGGGCACA ATTCTATGCCGCCGAGGTCTGCTTGGCTCTCAAGTACTTCCACGAACACGGTGTAATCTACCGTGATCTGAAATTGGACAATATCCTCCTCACACTCGACGGCCACATCAAGATTGGTGATTATGGTCTCTGCAAGGAGAACATGTGGTACGGATGTACTACCAGCACCTTCTGTGGTACTCCCGAGTTTATGGCGCCTGAG ATTCTGCTCGACAAAAAGTACGGTCGGGCTGTTGATTGGTGGGCGTTTGGTGTCCTGATCTATCAAATGCTGCTCCAGCAATCTCCCTTCCgcggtgaagatgaagacgaaATTTACGACGCGATTCTTGCAGACGAACCTCTCTATCCCATTCACATGCCTCGTGACTCCGTTTCGATTCTGCAGAAATTGCTGACCCGGGAGCCTGAGCTGCGTCTCGGCTCTGGTCCAACTGACGCCCAAGAAGTTATGTCGCATGCCTTCTTCCGAAACATCAACTGGGATGACATCTATCACAAGCGtgttccccctcccttcatTCCTACTATCAGCAGCCCCACGGATACAAGCAACTTTGACCAGGAGTTTACCAGTGTGACTCCTGTTCTCACGCCTGTGCAGTCTGTGCTCTCCCAGGCCATGCAGGAAGAATTCCGCGGCTTCTCGTACACTGCTGAATTTGCATGA